A window of the Mucilaginibacter sp. cycad4 genome harbors these coding sequences:
- a CDS encoding TraG family conjugative transposon ATPase, with protein MGAKTIFNIPYAGVDNDGEFDLLIGLNGEYSIIIEMVNPVIRYSAYQAGYEEFHYLLINIVKILGDGYLIQKQDIISTSPFKGGQASEYLQKQYNAHFEDRECLQVSTYLTITRQVKKGAFYVYDARALLEFKQAVSKVLDIIPSGKALKEPAINQLVLQMLSLDFGQQNIVLNNIAPSDTEIVFGDKAARCITLINIDSIDLPPTVTTHIELNEKESLRGFPVDFLSFLFKVPVCDVIVFNQVIEIPNQVVALRKLEQKRKRHAGIPDPANQICVEDIDHLLADVARENQLLVKCHFNIVVAAPKESLQKSCNFIESSLFQLGIIPSRNAYNQLELFRSVLPGNSVELKPYDLFLTTCEAAACFFFKESLPRDEPSDFLIRFTDRQGIPIGIDPADLPMRTGRINNRNKFVLGPSGSGKSFFMNGLIEQYMLYNMDVVIVDTGHSYSGLCAYYQGKYITYTDQKPITMNPFRITEAEYNIEKKDFLCTLIGVAWKGAEGTFNPVERDVVANVISAYYSKFFAENGELKFDSFYEFAQEKIPEIKSKEKILFDFDEFRYVLKKFYKGGEYDTILNKETDKSLFTERFIVYEIDSIKESKILFPLVTLSIMDVFIQKMRYRSDRRKTLIVEEAWKAIASPLMAGYLLYLYKTVRKFWGEAIVVTQELGDIIGNAVVKDSIVNNSDTICLLDQTKFKDNYNDIAALLSINETERRKIFTINQLDNTEGRGRFKEVYIRRGAVGEVYGVEVSLHQYLTYTTEKPEKSAIESYVSRFGSYQDGLDAFISDFKDSGRSLSSFITHVNQTKNA; from the coding sequence CGCCTACCAAGCCGGTTACGAAGAGTTTCACTACCTACTGATCAATATCGTAAAGATACTGGGCGACGGATACTTGATTCAGAAACAGGATATTATTAGTACCTCTCCCTTCAAAGGCGGACAGGCTTCAGAATATCTGCAAAAACAGTATAACGCCCATTTCGAAGACCGGGAATGTTTACAAGTTAGCACTTACCTAACCATCACCCGTCAGGTTAAAAAGGGTGCTTTCTACGTTTATGATGCGCGGGCACTCCTGGAATTTAAACAAGCTGTCAGTAAGGTTTTGGATATCATTCCCTCGGGAAAAGCACTAAAGGAGCCTGCCATAAATCAATTGGTACTACAGATGCTCAGCCTTGATTTCGGGCAGCAAAATATTGTGCTAAATAATATCGCGCCATCCGATACCGAAATCGTTTTTGGCGATAAAGCAGCCCGGTGCATCACCCTGATCAATATTGACAGTATCGATCTGCCGCCGACGGTCACCACGCACATCGAGCTTAATGAAAAGGAAAGCCTACGCGGTTTTCCCGTTGATTTCCTGTCGTTTTTATTCAAAGTTCCCGTCTGCGATGTTATCGTGTTTAACCAGGTTATTGAGATCCCTAACCAGGTCGTTGCCCTGCGTAAACTGGAGCAGAAAAGGAAAAGGCACGCGGGCATTCCGGATCCTGCAAACCAGATTTGCGTGGAAGATATCGACCACCTGCTCGCAGATGTTGCCCGGGAAAACCAATTGCTGGTTAAATGCCATTTTAATATCGTTGTCGCCGCGCCAAAAGAGTCGCTGCAAAAATCTTGCAACTTTATCGAAAGTTCGCTTTTCCAATTGGGGATTATCCCCAGCAGGAACGCCTATAATCAACTTGAACTTTTCCGCTCGGTACTTCCCGGCAACAGCGTCGAACTCAAACCTTACGACCTGTTCCTGACCACCTGCGAAGCGGCCGCCTGTTTTTTCTTCAAGGAATCCCTGCCCAGGGACGAGCCATCTGATTTTCTGATCCGGTTTACCGACAGGCAGGGTATCCCAATTGGCATTGACCCGGCTGACCTGCCGATGCGCACAGGCCGAATTAATAACCGCAACAAATTCGTGCTTGGGCCCAGCGGTTCCGGGAAAAGTTTCTTCATGAATGGGTTGATCGAGCAATATATGCTTTATAATATGGATGTGGTCATCGTCGATACCGGCCACTCCTACAGTGGGCTGTGTGCTTATTACCAGGGTAAGTATATCACTTACACCGATCAGAAGCCGATCACCATGAACCCTTTCCGGATCACGGAAGCGGAATATAATATAGAGAAAAAAGACTTCCTCTGTACACTGATCGGTGTGGCCTGGAAGGGAGCTGAAGGAACTTTTAACCCGGTCGAACGCGATGTCGTAGCCAATGTCATCTCCGCTTATTACAGCAAGTTCTTTGCTGAGAATGGGGAACTAAAATTTGACTCTTTCTATGAATTCGCCCAGGAAAAAATACCGGAAATCAAAAGCAAGGAAAAGATCCTCTTTGATTTTGATGAATTTAGATATGTACTCAAGAAGTTTTACAAAGGCGGTGAATATGATACAATTCTGAACAAAGAAACCGATAAATCACTCTTTACAGAACGGTTCATTGTGTATGAAATTGACTCGATCAAGGAATCCAAAATTCTTTTTCCCCTCGTTACGCTGTCCATCATGGATGTGTTCATCCAGAAAATGCGCTACCGTTCTGACCGCCGCAAAACACTCATTGTTGAAGAGGCCTGGAAGGCAATCGCGAGTCCTTTAATGGCCGGTTACCTGCTTTACCTTTATAAAACTGTGCGTAAGTTTTGGGGTGAAGCCATCGTCGTTACCCAGGAACTCGGCGACATCATTGGTAATGCAGTCGTTAAAGATAGTATCGTTAATAATTCGGATACGATCTGCCTGCTTGATCAAACCAAGTTCAAGGACAATTATAACGACATCGCCGCCTTGCTCTCCATCAACGAAACGGAACGCCGGAAGATTTTCACTATCAACCAGCTGGATAATACGGAAGGGCGCGGCCGATTCAAGGAGGTTTACATCAGGCGCGGCGCGGTAGGAGAAGTCTATGGTGTGGAGGTTTCGCTCCACCAGTATTTGACCTATACGACAGAAAAACCAGAGAAGTCGGCCATTGAAAGTTATGTCAGCAGGTTCGGTTCCTACCAGGACGGACTTGATGCTTTTATCTCTGATTTCAAAGACAGCGGAAGGTCCCTGTCTTCCTTTATTACCCATGTTAACCAAACAAAAAACGCATGA
- a CDS encoding plasmid transfer protein, with protein MKKKFTVLILLLWTASTLFAQTIDNDKTLEFLQGDGVYETGVMVFLKGLKDSQWSHFDLFITDAKALSAIFMIIFFAIKSYEMMVGDKQLEIMPLLRPFGLSMIILWWGPFVKMIAFPTDLIANQTEQMFMSEQTVVNNLRLNRANLMLAVANSMYTYQAQAEVAEKESDTWYGRAWDQVTSTVKQGISTVVSPLLELKNRLTVGMQLLFTQLLELIGIWILRLAVYIIFMIQIIYSTILIILGPFAVAVSILPAFRDSFSTWIARFISVNLYSGIAYLIMYLCGLMQEYAMTSEISKYQELVGKNGLSANMEKMAWFAGNGILSFGTVIVVFIIGAICMFTVPSISTWIISTSGISSATSTFGRSAGTVVGVARRMSGSFF; from the coding sequence ATGAAAAAGAAATTTACCGTACTAATCCTGCTGCTCTGGACAGCGTCAACACTATTCGCTCAAACGATCGACAATGATAAAACGCTGGAGTTCCTGCAGGGAGATGGAGTTTATGAAACAGGTGTCATGGTTTTCCTGAAAGGCCTTAAAGATTCGCAATGGTCACACTTCGACCTTTTCATTACCGATGCGAAGGCTCTTTCGGCGATCTTTATGATCATATTTTTTGCCATCAAGAGCTATGAGATGATGGTCGGTGACAAGCAATTGGAGATTATGCCCCTATTAAGGCCCTTCGGGCTTTCCATGATTATATTATGGTGGGGGCCTTTCGTTAAAATGATCGCCTTTCCGACCGACCTTATCGCAAACCAAACGGAACAAATGTTCATGAGCGAGCAGACGGTCGTCAATAACCTCCGGCTGAACCGCGCTAACCTGATGCTGGCTGTCGCCAACTCCATGTATACCTACCAGGCGCAAGCGGAAGTCGCGGAAAAGGAAAGCGATACCTGGTACGGCCGGGCATGGGACCAGGTCACCAGCACTGTTAAGCAAGGGATCAGTACGGTCGTATCTCCCTTACTCGAATTGAAGAATCGGCTGACAGTAGGCATGCAATTACTCTTTACGCAATTACTCGAATTGATTGGCATCTGGATTTTGCGGCTGGCCGTGTATATTATTTTCATGATCCAGATTATTTATTCAACGATCTTGATCATCCTGGGTCCGTTCGCCGTTGCCGTCAGTATCCTGCCTGCGTTTCGGGACAGTTTCAGTACCTGGATCGCCCGTTTTATATCAGTGAATCTCTATAGCGGAATTGCTTATCTCATTATGTATTTATGCGGGCTCATGCAGGAGTATGCCATGACTTCCGAAATATCAAAATATCAGGAACTCGTAGGAAAAAACGGATTGAGCGCCAACATGGAAAAAATGGCCTGGTTCGCTGGCAATGGTATACTATCTTTTGGAACCGTGATCGTCGTATTTATCATTGGCGCGATCTGTATGTTCACGGTACCAAGCATTTCGACCTGGATCATCTCTACCTCAGGTATCAGTTCAGCTACATCGACTTTTGGCCGCAGTGCCGGAACAGTGGTCGGCGTGGCCAGAAGAATGTCAGGCAGCTTTTTTTAA
- the traK gene encoding conjugative transposon protein TraK — MIIKNIEAKVRLATFIAAGSFLAALVIVAMNSLYAYKLVSNAQKTIYILDNNVPILARQTDMQMNRPAEYRAHVDLFHSLFFSLTPDDNYMEYQMKKAMYLVDESGMRQYNDLKENGFFNSILSSSSVLTLQTDSITLDMPKHYFRFYGRLKIDRRSSTVVRSLITEGYLKDIPRSNNNPHGVLITNWKTLENKDLQNVEKNSF, encoded by the coding sequence ATGATCATAAAAAATATTGAAGCTAAGGTCCGGCTGGCAACTTTCATCGCAGCTGGTAGTTTCCTGGCAGCACTGGTCATCGTCGCCATGAACAGTTTATATGCCTACAAATTGGTTTCAAATGCGCAGAAGACAATTTATATACTGGATAATAATGTCCCGATCCTCGCCAGGCAAACGGATATGCAGATGAACAGGCCGGCGGAATACCGGGCTCACGTCGATCTTTTTCATTCTCTTTTCTTTTCACTCACCCCGGATGATAATTACATGGAGTACCAAATGAAAAAAGCCATGTACCTCGTCGATGAATCCGGAATGAGGCAATATAACGATCTCAAGGAAAATGGATTTTTTAATTCGATCCTGTCATCCAGTTCCGTGCTTACGCTGCAAACGGATTCCATTACTTTAGACATGCCCAAACATTATTTCCGGTTCTATGGCAGACTAAAAATTGACCGGCGAAGCTCTACGGTTGTCAGGTCATTAATTACCGAGGGTTATTTGAAGGATATCCCCCGTAGTAATAATAATCCCCACGGCGTGCTGATCACCAACTGGAAAACCCTCGAAAATAAAGACTTACAAAATGTGGAAAAGAATTCATTCTAA
- the traM gene encoding conjugative transposon protein TraM — MKINLRQPKYVLPIILLPFLCLFFYVWQSGFSKPKTEVKEQAGLNGSVGGVSSDVRKRQLADKLDAYRNTFKEADGLTAVNVIPKENSSNPDYRPGNDELQKRTLDSLQQAMRSRFNGPSIVAQSDFSTESHDRQEAKAIVEMAKQQPGQPKKIVSEHTGEQEKDPMEIFKQQMVIMDSLTKENDPAFKAEKQKKEAADKVAKLKAIQPKLVVSKAGGPSSDFNTILPDKPNNFISATIDENVTGFAGSRLRLKLMEDIKAGNSLVKKGTYLFAQISGFSEQRVSLTISSILYEGKILPVKLELYDLDGLPGLYVPSSAFRDFTKDLGGNAVQGVTIDGSSGNSQFIMSSLDKVFQSTSSAIADLIRKNKARLKYNSFIYLIDADALQNTQKTY; from the coding sequence ATGAAAATCAACCTCAGACAGCCCAAATATGTGCTGCCCATTATCCTGCTGCCCTTTTTGTGCCTGTTCTTCTATGTCTGGCAAAGCGGGTTCAGCAAACCTAAAACCGAAGTTAAAGAACAGGCCGGGCTCAACGGTAGTGTTGGTGGCGTTTCCTCCGACGTCAGGAAGCGGCAACTGGCAGATAAACTCGATGCTTACCGGAATACCTTCAAGGAAGCCGACGGCTTGACCGCCGTTAATGTGATCCCTAAAGAGAATTCAAGTAACCCCGATTATCGCCCCGGTAATGATGAACTGCAAAAACGAACGCTTGATTCTCTCCAGCAGGCTATGAGATCCAGGTTCAACGGACCTTCAATTGTCGCCCAATCAGACTTTAGCACCGAGTCACACGACCGGCAGGAAGCCAAAGCAATTGTTGAAATGGCCAAACAGCAGCCGGGGCAGCCGAAAAAAATTGTTTCTGAACATACCGGTGAGCAAGAAAAAGATCCGATGGAAATCTTTAAGCAGCAAATGGTGATTATGGACAGCCTGACCAAAGAAAATGACCCGGCTTTTAAAGCGGAAAAACAGAAAAAAGAAGCAGCCGATAAAGTCGCTAAACTGAAGGCCATTCAGCCAAAACTGGTTGTTTCGAAAGCGGGAGGGCCTTCCTCAGACTTTAACACTATACTTCCGGACAAACCCAATAACTTTATCAGCGCCACCATTGATGAAAATGTAACGGGCTTCGCCGGTTCACGTCTACGCCTCAAACTCATGGAGGATATCAAGGCTGGAAATTCCCTGGTTAAAAAAGGCACTTACCTGTTCGCGCAGATTTCCGGTTTTTCAGAACAGCGGGTTTCGCTCACCATCAGCTCCATTCTTTATGAGGGCAAAATACTGCCGGTAAAGCTGGAGCTATATGACCTTGACGGATTGCCTGGCTTGTACGTTCCCTCGTCCGCTTTCCGGGACTTTACCAAAGATCTCGGGGGCAATGCCGTGCAGGGTGTTACCATTGATGGCAGCTCCGGCAATAGCCAGTTTATCATGAGTTCGCTGGACAAAGTGTTCCAGTCCACTTCGTCCGCCATAGCCGACCTCATCCGGAAAAATAAAGCCCGGCTCAAATACAATTCATTCATCTATTTAATCGACGCCGACGCGTTGCAAAACACGCAAAAAACCTATTAA
- a CDS encoding DUF4138 domain-containing protein: MKKIIFFIALCLSPKLYAQDSLRVIYLPENLNIHFISPEPIQYVDISSKNIIGDLPLKNVLRIRLRDSLKVFDNAVVTIAGEKFIAQYRLLPGHKGAVTEVNIEPADTRPLDIAGVGFSQNQLKAMALRLVAKRPGHRIEKVKAFGLKGKLNYVYTIGDYLFLDISYHNKTNLRYRIADIRFKVDDKKVIKAANSQSVELRPEFVLFPVPSFEKNYRNVFVLRKLSFPGNKVLHVELSEQQLSGRVIILYITYQDILNADTLPD, translated from the coding sequence ATGAAAAAGATCATTTTTTTTATCGCGTTATGCTTATCGCCGAAACTTTACGCGCAGGACAGCCTGCGTGTTATTTACCTACCCGAAAACCTGAATATTCATTTTATCTCACCGGAGCCGATTCAATACGTAGACATTTCCTCCAAGAACATTATTGGTGATTTGCCCCTGAAGAACGTTTTGCGAATTCGTTTACGGGATTCTTTGAAGGTATTCGACAACGCCGTGGTAACCATAGCGGGTGAAAAATTCATCGCACAATATCGCTTGCTGCCCGGACATAAAGGTGCGGTAACTGAAGTCAATATTGAGCCTGCCGATACCCGTCCACTGGATATCGCAGGTGTCGGGTTTTCACAGAACCAACTGAAGGCAATGGCCCTGCGGCTAGTAGCGAAGCGGCCGGGCCATCGAATCGAAAAGGTGAAAGCATTTGGCTTGAAGGGGAAGCTAAACTATGTTTACACAATAGGCGATTATCTTTTTCTCGACATTTCATACCACAATAAAACAAACCTGAGATATAGGATCGCCGATATCCGCTTCAAGGTAGATGACAAAAAGGTAATCAAAGCTGCCAACAGCCAATCAGTTGAACTCCGGCCTGAGTTTGTGCTTTTCCCCGTTCCTTCTTTTGAAAAAAACTACCGGAATGTCTTTGTGCTTAGAAAATTGTCGTTCCCGGGAAATAAAGTGCTCCACGTCGAGCTCAGCGAGCAACAATTATCGGGTAGGGTGATCATTTTATATATTACGTATCAGGACATCCTTAACGCCGATACACTGCCTGATTAA
- a CDS encoding type IV secretion system DNA-binding domain-containing protein produces the protein MEETREQQKLHGFLQCAIYLSILLEASVFVYHDAPFWGIFILPLDKIAGIFIYSKLVYSKLTTFGLICLVSIGTLAKKETELDPQKHIVLPLCLGLLLFFGSIFFQGRASPPVFFLTSSFDLAYVVTSLVGALMVSLSMDNISKIIKSGLGKDKWNTEAESFMQPVTKIDTPYSVNIPMLFYHKRKVHRGWINICNGFRATMVIGTPGSGKSFSIVNPFIRQLIAKQFAVCVYDFKFPDLGQIAYYHYLLAKQHGKLDGFAFHVINLNDIERSRRINPWKAEYIRTLADAAETAEALVEALKKGDRSGGSDQFFTQSAINFLASCIYFMSKYQGGKYSSFPHVLALLNRTYEEIFETLLSEPELKSLLSPFMTAYHAKAFSQLEGQVGTLKIFISRLATKETYWVFSGDDFDLKISARENPGMLVLANDPNTQNINSACYSIVINRLTKLINTKGNLPSALIVDEVPTLFVHRIENLIATARSNKVAVLLGLQELPQFQQQYGKDTAATITAVVGNVLSGSVRNKETLDWLERLFGKSKQLGEGLSIDRNKTSTSLNEKLEALIPAGKIASLNSGEMVGVIAAEAQEKYTGQFETSAVHCRINLDMEEIAKEEKDYKTLPLFYDFGGKRDEKLTQNYFRISQEIEQLVLRFKPQEPAIPPKASMRKNNEH, from the coding sequence ATGGAAGAAACGAGAGAACAGCAAAAACTGCACGGTTTTTTGCAGTGCGCTATCTACCTGAGTATCCTGCTGGAAGCTTCCGTTTTTGTTTATCACGATGCCCCTTTCTGGGGCATTTTTATTTTGCCTCTGGATAAAATCGCAGGCATATTCATTTATAGTAAACTGGTTTACTCCAAGCTCACAACGTTTGGACTTATTTGCCTGGTCTCCATCGGTACGCTGGCAAAAAAGGAAACAGAACTCGACCCCCAGAAACATATTGTCTTGCCGCTTTGCCTTGGCCTGTTATTATTTTTTGGAAGCATTTTTTTTCAGGGCCGCGCATCACCTCCCGTATTTTTCCTGACCAGCTCGTTCGACCTTGCTTACGTGGTCACCTCCCTTGTTGGGGCACTGATGGTTAGCCTGTCTATGGACAACATTTCCAAGATCATTAAGTCCGGGCTTGGGAAGGATAAGTGGAATACCGAAGCTGAAAGCTTTATGCAGCCAGTTACGAAAATCGATACCCCCTATTCGGTTAATATCCCCATGCTGTTTTACCACAAGCGGAAAGTACATCGTGGCTGGATCAATATCTGTAATGGATTTCGCGCGACGATGGTCATCGGCACACCGGGCTCAGGCAAAAGTTTTTCTATTGTCAATCCTTTTATACGGCAATTGATCGCCAAACAATTCGCGGTATGTGTCTATGACTTCAAGTTTCCCGACCTCGGTCAGATCGCCTATTACCACTATCTACTGGCGAAACAGCATGGAAAGCTCGATGGCTTCGCTTTCCATGTCATCAACCTGAACGACATTGAGAGAAGCAGACGTATTAATCCCTGGAAAGCTGAATACATCAGGACGCTGGCCGACGCGGCAGAGACCGCCGAAGCACTGGTAGAAGCCCTGAAAAAGGGGGACCGTTCCGGAGGGAGCGACCAGTTCTTTACCCAGTCAGCGATCAACTTCCTCGCTTCCTGCATCTATTTTATGAGCAAGTACCAGGGCGGGAAATATTCCAGTTTTCCGCATGTACTTGCACTACTGAACCGTACCTACGAGGAGATATTCGAAACACTGTTATCTGAGCCTGAACTCAAATCATTGCTTTCGCCATTTATGACCGCTTACCATGCCAAAGCGTTTTCACAGCTGGAGGGGCAGGTCGGTACCCTGAAGATATTTATCAGCAGGCTGGCGACAAAAGAAACGTATTGGGTATTCAGCGGCGACGACTTTGATCTCAAAATCTCCGCTAGGGAAAACCCCGGAATGCTTGTACTCGCAAATGATCCCAATACCCAGAATATCAACTCCGCCTGCTATTCCATTGTGATTAACCGGCTTACCAAGCTGATCAATACCAAAGGTAACCTGCCTTCCGCTCTGATCGTTGACGAGGTACCCACTTTATTCGTTCACCGTATCGAAAACCTGATCGCAACTGCCAGAAGTAATAAAGTGGCTGTGTTACTCGGATTACAGGAGCTTCCACAATTTCAGCAGCAATATGGCAAAGATACCGCTGCTACCATCACCGCCGTGGTCGGTAATGTCTTATCCGGCTCCGTTCGAAATAAAGAAACACTGGACTGGCTGGAGCGCCTGTTTGGCAAGTCCAAACAATTGGGGGAAGGTTTATCCATTGACAGGAATAAAACCTCGACTTCCCTTAACGAAAAACTCGAAGCACTGATTCCCGCCGGAAAAATCGCCTCCCTTAATTCCGGAGAAATGGTTGGTGTAATCGCAGCCGAAGCACAGGAAAAGTATACCGGGCAGTTTGAGACCTCGGCGGTCCATTGCAGGATCAATCTTGATATGGAGGAAATCGCCAAAGAGGAAAAGGATTATAAGACACTTCCTTTATTCTACGATTTCGGCGGTAAACGGGATGAAAAACTGACCCAAAACTATTTCAGGATCAGCCAAGAGATCGAACAGCTCGTCTTGCGGTTTAAACCTCAGGAACCTGCAATCCCGCCAAAAGCAAGCATGAGGAAAAATAATGAACACTAA
- a CDS encoding M23 family metallopeptidase, giving the protein MKILINFCLICLPLRHFIINSPYGFRMHPISGIYAMHYGLDLKARKDTVFAILDGRVISEGNNKRLGINIHLSHGAVESIYGHLSRLLVGLQDSVYAGQPIAITGSSGCVTGEHLHFSIRSGQRYINPLKFLYKFLNNQQNERQFQKTAGSAFRKAGGGT; this is encoded by the coding sequence ATGAAAATTTTGATAAACTTCTGCCTGATCTGCCTGCCATTAAGACACTTTATTATCAATTCTCCCTACGGATTTCGAATGCATCCTATCTCCGGTATTTATGCCATGCACTATGGTCTAGACCTCAAGGCCCGTAAAGATACCGTGTTTGCCATTCTTGATGGCCGCGTTATCTCCGAAGGCAACAATAAGCGACTAGGCATTAATATCCACCTTTCCCATGGAGCGGTCGAATCCATTTACGGACACCTGAGCCGGCTGCTGGTCGGGTTACAGGATTCGGTTTATGCGGGTCAGCCCATCGCTATCACCGGCTCATCCGGGTGTGTAACCGGGGAGCACTTACACTTCAGTATCCGTTCCGGACAGCGGTACATCAATCCATTGAAATTCTTATATAAATTTTTAAATAATCAACAAAATGAGCGACAATTTCAAAAAACTGCCGGTTCAGCTTTCAGAAAAGCTGGCGGCGGAACTTAA
- a CDS encoding zincin-like metallopeptidase domain-containing protein, producing the protein MSDNFKKLPVQLSEKLAAELKAGTSLFQKPVKDNGMPAFVTPVNPTTGKGYSGMNQIILAMKGHDDPRWMSADAASYAGFLVKKGATGTMIEFSKSNDIQAVRTPEGAKIKDDDGKTITRTVEFEKPQTVKAFLFNGSQINNLPPLSEFLKKQDEGQSLSPVKRVEKLIADSKAVIIHGGEEAYYDKKRDAIFLPEKEKFESETKYLQAAIHQLAHWTGHESRLNRPMEGKFGSMEYAREEIRAAIAAMMIGGETKIGHNFGPHAAYSNNFQKILRDTPFEIVKVSRDAQKISSLLLGLGQKREVKQGAEKNLNFQKGDQISYMDTSYKVLDVYKNKSIKVEDMDGARKTIKATDGLYKSLLEVRNNVGEEQGHGRENDHSAEQQNNYQIER; encoded by the coding sequence ATGAGCGACAATTTCAAAAAACTGCCGGTTCAGCTTTCAGAAAAGCTGGCGGCGGAACTTAAAGCAGGGACATCGCTGTTCCAGAAACCGGTTAAAGATAATGGCATGCCCGCTTTTGTAACACCGGTAAATCCGACAACAGGTAAGGGTTACAGTGGCATGAACCAGATCATACTGGCTATGAAAGGCCATGATGATCCAAGGTGGATGTCTGCTGATGCAGCAAGTTATGCTGGGTTCCTTGTTAAAAAAGGTGCCACCGGAACCATGATTGAGTTTTCAAAATCGAACGACATTCAGGCAGTCCGTACGCCGGAAGGCGCAAAAATTAAGGATGATGACGGTAAAACAATAACCCGAACTGTCGAATTTGAAAAACCGCAAACGGTTAAAGCATTCCTATTCAACGGTTCCCAGATCAATAACCTGCCGCCCTTATCCGAATTTCTGAAAAAACAGGACGAGGGGCAATCCCTAAGCCCTGTTAAAAGGGTGGAAAAACTGATCGCCGATAGTAAAGCGGTTATAATTCATGGTGGTGAAGAAGCTTATTATGATAAGAAACGTGACGCAATCTTCCTGCCCGAAAAGGAAAAGTTTGAAAGTGAAACGAAGTACCTGCAGGCGGCCATACATCAACTGGCACATTGGACAGGGCACGAAAGCAGACTAAACAGGCCTATGGAAGGAAAGTTTGGCTCTATGGAATACGCCAGGGAAGAAATTCGCGCGGCAATAGCCGCCATGATGATTGGCGGTGAAACGAAGATCGGCCACAATTTTGGTCCGCATGCCGCTTATTCCAACAACTTCCAGAAGATTTTAAGGGATACCCCTTTCGAAATTGTTAAAGTAAGCAGGGATGCCCAAAAGATATCATCTCTTCTACTGGGCCTGGGACAGAAAAGGGAAGTAAAACAAGGAGCAGAAAAGAACCTTAACTTTCAAAAGGGCGACCAGATTTCCTATATGGATACGAGCTACAAAGTGCTGGATGTCTATAAAAATAAAAGTATCAAAGTGGAAGATATGGATGGTGCCCGTAAAACTATTAAAGCTACTGACGGACTCTATAAGTCGCTGCTGGAAGTTCGTAACAACGTCGGCGAAGAACAGGGCCATGGTCGCGAAAATGACCATTCGGCAGAACAACAGAATAATTATCAAATAGAACGTTAA
- a CDS encoding DUF4099 domain-containing protein has translation MNLISYNENKLPIDDLETIGLAAGGQLLLNVDDLKALLSGRRTGLLQLDNLQAENIRIQTLDAKLSLQPDATGKLDLVIHPVYRKAVTPDFLEENEAQLLQSGEVENFLKITIDNIGNKKELLVEYDSETREFIVSDTEKILAPDMVNGEFLTPAQKENYRKGKEVELPDSTTFNYSGKDIHGIRSNKLALVASILIDGGLSYVLYKGLNALFNKKRDPKEAAKQSPAFQSALKDMINRQQPEDQHFINFYSQEEGNSR, from the coding sequence ATGAACCTGATCAGTTATAATGAAAATAAGCTTCCGATCGACGATCTGGAAACTATTGGCCTGGCCGCGGGCGGCCAACTCCTGCTCAATGTGGATGATCTGAAAGCTTTGCTTTCCGGTCGTCGCACTGGTTTACTCCAGTTGGATAACCTGCAAGCTGAAAATATCCGTATCCAAACATTAGATGCCAAGCTCTCCCTGCAACCTGACGCGACGGGCAAACTGGACCTGGTGATCCATCCTGTTTATCGCAAAGCGGTAACACCGGATTTCCTGGAAGAGAACGAGGCTCAGCTACTTCAATCAGGAGAAGTAGAGAATTTCCTGAAGATCACTATTGATAATATAGGCAACAAAAAAGAATTGCTTGTTGAATACGATTCAGAAACCAGGGAGTTTATTGTATCCGACACGGAAAAGATCCTTGCCCCGGATATGGTCAACGGTGAATTCCTGACGCCCGCGCAAAAAGAAAATTACCGCAAGGGCAAAGAGGTGGAACTACCGGATAGTACCACTTTTAACTATTCAGGCAAGGACATTCACGGCATCCGTTCGAACAAACTGGCACTTGTAGCGTCTATATTGATCGATGGTGGCCTTTCTTATGTACTGTATAAGGGACTGAATGCCCTGTTTAACAAAAAGCGTGACCCTAAAGAAGCGGCAAAACAAAGTCCTGCATTTCAAAGTGCGCTCAAGGATATGATAAACAGGCAGCAACCGGAGGATCAGCATTTTATCAACTTTTACAGTCAGGAGGAAGGTAACTCGCGATGA